GCAGCATTAGTGTGTGCTAGCATTATGGAAAGGAccaacagagaaataaaaaggttttctttATCTTTCACTTAATCCATTATGTCTGTCATTGTGTCCACGTCTGATTAGTGTGTAACAGCAGGTCTCATTCTGTAAAACATTCTTCCTTTGTGGGCCTTAATTAATActggacaatttaaaaaaaggttgccCATCGCTCACTTACGCAGAAAAACATGGAAAATAGGAGCGAGGTTGAGCATAAGGAAGTTCCTCTTTAATTGTTCATACCTTCAATCGTGACAAAAACTAAGTGTGTTTGACCAGTTTGATCAGTTGCTTCTATCTGGATGCTTAAGGGCACAGTTCTGAAAGATACAGCTCTGCCGCTAATAATATGCTTATAGACATATCATTTTATTCCTCTTTGTCTCTTATAAATATTGGTACACTGAAACGGGATTTATGTGGTTGGGATATTATTTTATATGTGGTTAAATGCAATGTTGCTAAACAGTCACTCATCCCTTTTTTAATCAACAGGGTATAGCATGTTTGGCCTTGGGATTGGCGTCATGGTGTTTGGTTACTGGAGGCTTTTTCGCTGGAACAGAGAAAGGAGGTAGGATTATTCTGGCAATTATACTTTGGGTTTAAATGTTGGTCACAATGAACAATATGGCTGAACTAGTGGTGATGTGTTTGTGCAATAAAGGCGCCTGCAGATTGAGGATATGGAAGCCAGGATAGCTCTGATGCCTCTGCTGCAGGCAGAGCAAGACCGAAGGTAACAatatcaacaacaaacaactaaCACACAAACCAGTTTAGATTTTATATGCGGTAACTCCCTCATGCTAGTCTTCATGTAACAGTTGAATTCCCACTCTGGCCAGGACCTTACGGATCCTGAGGGAAAATCTAGAAGAGGAGGCAATTCTCATGAAGGACGTTCCTGGTTGGAAGGTAAAGGAAAGCTTGAACATCACAGATTTTCTGCATTTCAACACTCAGCTACAAATGCTTTTTctcaacatttatttaacacaGATATTTTCCCATTGACATTCAAAATATCTTTTGCAAGGGAGTCCTTCACCAAGACGGAAGTTTGtagattcattttaaaaagagttaAAACAAACGGCAAACTTCATGAAATTATGAATTAGCAGCTCACTCAGTGGTTAAATAGGACTTACTTTTAGTCTTCAATGCTTCtaaattattttagtttaaagTGACCGCGTGCAACAACCAGTAAAAGCACTTTCATCAAAGACCCAAGCATGTTTGTCTATTTTTAAGTCACTTTACAGCCAGCTAACAATACTTTAGTTTGGGATTTGTTGTTAGCATAACTAAGTAGCGTCTACGGTAGTTTTATGCAAAATAATATTAATGCTGTTTTGTTCataattattacttttttcattttatatatatatataatttaacaaTTTTGTAcggatttaaaataaagtttttctgCAAAAGATACacattacatgtattattacCAATAAACACTGATTCTAAGACGGTTCATTTTGACCCacttattaataatacatattattacatAATACGTATTattacacattcatacattgcAGCAAATATTTTTTGTTCACCATTGaatatttgcaaaaaacaagacGCCAAAATGTAAATCTGTGAGGTGATATTGCTAACCGCTTTAgtaagaatgtttttttattagacacacatacaatacatgCAATCTTTATGCTTCTGGTAAATACCTGGCATTTACTTGTATTTAGATTATAAAGTAACTTGTTTATTGGGAGTAATAATCAAAGTTTATTATCATTTGATCCAGATTAGCATCAGTGTCTTTATGACAGCTGTGTGTCCCGTTAACCCCCGTGCAGGTTGGCGAGAGCGTCTTCCACACCAGCCGTTGGGTCACCCCTCTGTCAGAGGAGCTGTGCAACCTGTGTCCTCGTGAAGAGTTTTTGCACATGCGGTTCGCCTTCCTGTCGTACTTGTAGCCAGCACCTCGTGGACATGAGCCTTCTCTCAATTTAGCTTGTAAATGTTCTATAATAAAATCTTTTTTCTGTAACTCATCCTGGTTTACTTGATATTTTTTCACTTTGGATTGAATTtcaaagcgtgtgtgtgtgtatgtatatatatatgtatgtatgtgtgtatatatatatacgtatgtatgtgtgtgtgtgtgtatatatatatatatatatatatatatatactttactccacaaacataacaaacacatcagcgcgttcggctcagtctttcctctctattgatgatactattttggtgattatcataataatcatgtttttgatagggttttaaatggtttggtAGAAAATTCACTCCGTCTTAAGATCTTGTCTACCCTTCGCCCTGgtttctccctccccctcttaatttctctttctccctctctcactttatttatttctctttttctcactttatttctctttcgctccctttttctctcttctctctgactttttccccctctctcattTCTTGGATTGTGATTCATATCTTTGATTATTTAGATAATAGAGTTTTGCTTCCATCTTTTCCAGTTATACATTTCCACTACAAGGATTGTCAGCAATTCAGGTCAATGTTTTTGCGCTTTCGACACTTTTCAGCAGGAAGTTTCCCTTTTTggtattttcagctgttttcagctcttttcagctattgttttatatatttcagcttcaaacttcagattttagcatttTCTGAAGGAAATGCTTCTTCTAGTTTAACATGTTAGACATAATCACCAGCTTACAATCGATGACCAAGCTAACCATAGTGGTAGTTGTAAAGAGGTCAATCTTATAATTTCTAATAACTTATGTCAAATAACGCTTAAGTTAACCAGCTAGCTTGTTATGATAAAATCACTGTGTTACTCACAACACTAACAttataaacaatgttaatatgTTATCTAGATTGATTATTCTAACATATCAGCCAAGATAAGACCCAAGGCCACACTGTAATTAGTACAGAAAAGTATACTTgcatgtacttaagtacaacttCAGTGTGCCATTTTAGTACATAAAAGTACACTTACTATATTAAATAAAGTACAATTTACGGTACCCCGTAAGTTACACTttaatatattaagtacaaaaatattgtatttcaatttagtgcatgtatttaaagtatactTATCTAATACACTTTGAGTGTACTAACCAATAGTGGAAACACTTACATTGTATGTACTTAAGTGTAATTTATTTTCACCTGGGGTACTAATACTAAATACTACCATAGTTTGCTGATGGTGTTGTGTCAATGGCTTAACATAGTAACATAATAATCCTTATTTACCACTGATGTAGGCTGAAGATGACAGCAACAGGGATAGCAGCCAAGATGACAGAGAAAGTTAAGGGCATGATGACACAGGTGACGGCCAAAATTTGGATTATTTCACCAGGCCGAAGTCAGACACATTGGACCTGTTCTTCCATGTTCACCTCCAGCAGAAGGCCGGCAAGGCTGCAGTGCAGAGAGCAAAGAAGCCCTCTTCTGTTCCCTTTGTCTGGCTTTTGCTAATCCCACAGAAAGCAGCTTTTTCATCACTGGCATGTCCAACCTCACACACGTACACCAGAGAGTTGAAGAGCATGAGAAGAGCCACCTACACAGAGGTTGCGCTGAGGCATATttcctcagatcctcaagaAAAATGATCCAGGACCTTCTCATGGGACCTCAGATGGGACCTCGCATCATAGAGAGCAAGTCCACAGGAGGCGACAAGTGTTGGAGCGCATTATAGATGTGATGAAGCTCATCGGTAAAAGAAGTTTGAGCTACAGAGGCAAGCAGGGAGAGGCAGCATACACACTTGATgacgacaccattgaccatggtaacattttggaaatgataGTTTTACTGGGAAAAAATGAAGACCATGGATCTGGATGTGAAGCGGTGTATTGGAAATTCCACTGATGGGGCCTCCAATATGCAAGGCCAATACAAAGGCTTCTCTTCACTGCTCTCCGAAAAGTGCCCGACTCAAATCCATGTGTGGTGCTATTCACAGATCCTAAACCTTGTGCTGTCAGACAACACAGTGTGTACTAGCAAGTGGCTCTCTTTTTCCCCTGCTGAACAACATGGCTGTCTTCTTCAGAGAGTCCTACCAGAGGATGAATATctgggagaaggagagcaaAGACCCAAGACGCAGACGTCCCACGTCGATAGGAGAAACACGCTGGTGGTCCAAAGATGCAGCTGTGACAAAGGTGTTTGGCTCTTTTGGAAAGCCAGACGGGGCCTTGTATGTTGATGTCCTCCACACCCTCTCAGCCATTCAATTTGGAGAGACCATCAATGCCACGGCACGAGTCAATGTACAGGGATACATCGGCCAGCTTCTGAAGTATGAGACTATACTTACAGCTCAGATCTTCCTGCAAATTTTCCAGGTCACTTCACGAGTCTCTAAATACCTTCAGACAAGTGGAATGGACATCCTGACAGCTCATCAGATGGTTGCGGCTGCAGAAGCAGAGCTGAAGGATATGACCAGAGTGTCAAGACAGCGGCCGACAAATTCATCCAGTGGGCCAACCATCAACTACAGGAGCAGAGTGAAGAGACTGAGCTAGAGGTGGAGACCACTCTGCCACAGAAAcagggaagaaggaagaaatccTTGCCTGGAGAGATGTCCCGAGATGAGGCTGTGACTGATGCCGAAACATCATACAAGATTGAGGTCCACAATCGAATCATGGACACAGTCACGGGAAGCATGCACCAGCGTTTCCTCATGAATGGCACTTTGTATGCTGATCTGGCACTTCTGGACCCGAAAAACTTCAGCCAGGTAACATCTTACGGCGATAGTTTCCCAGAGGCAGCACTCCAAGAGTTGAGCAAGTGTTTGCTGCCATTTGATGACAGAGTTACAAAGCGAGCTCAAAAGTCTGGCATGACAGTGGGATAGGCTGAAGGCATCAGTATGTGAGGAgtacacaaccaagacaacagaGCCCGGGCCGGAGGATGCTGAAGATGAGGCAGAGATGGTTTACAAGGACTGTCCAATCTGTTGCTACCGAGTTCTGAAGCAGTACAACCTCCTGACATACATGATGCATACCACATCATAGGCCTTGCATACAGGTTCCTGCTGATCCTCCCTGTCACACAGGTAGTAGCAAGCGAGCAAAGCTTTTCGATGCTGAAATATACCAAACAGGCTCAGGAGCTCACTCTCTCAACAGCAACTGGAGGCTTTTATGTTGATGGAtactgtaagattcgtgttcaaagctccgggtcccgtggccgcaggaaattcaggattcgagttaaagtttaacaatatttaatggcaaagataatactcatgtagcgttcacgatcgtggggccagaaaggaggatctctccacagacggactgcagctcccagggagccacagaccggggctgtctcgagtctccagaccagtagaaccatgtctccccagaacaaatgctcggtcgttagtatggtcatgcaaatgaattcacacctaaaggttagttccattggtcagttcaaaggatgccgcagttctgttcgctaagccaattgataaattagcggggtcaaagctcactcttccggtcaaggacaggaagttccccttcacaataaaaccctattatcctgccttcagaataaaagcaacacattaggtttcaatcggcatccatttgaactattgtctaaacaataaaacattcattcattctcatgcatcatacagttaatcattacatttgtcattataataaagaataataaaacagtgatcctctcttatgtttcataatacattcctccagaatattcctcataatatcccaaattaattatcatatctttctttatgtattactttaaaacataaacttctcttatctacatgtgcaaatatatacaaaatccactacaacctaacaatacTCAGATGTTTTGCAGATGCTGGACAGAGAAAAGCATACACGGTGTTGTAGAaaagagtgagctgctgcaAAAACTACTCATGTAGTGAGGTAATAACACGAGTATACAGATAGTTttttattaccatgtgactataaTATAAAAACCATGTGATTTCTTTGTAAtcatccaaaataatgttaagtgtatgAGTATTTTTCCAAGTAGGCCACTGATATGTGCGATGCATTGAGTGGGCAACGCGCAGTGTATTGAGAGGGCCGGTTTGACAGTAACTCCCGGGCCACTTCTTTCCCCCAGTCCTGCCTGGAGTCGTTGAAATTCACCGTTTGTCCctacggatgatgttatgaacccaaacaccaggccGCTTGATGTTCCGAattttgtgggatttccacaagtataaagcagatagtggttatttccatggtggatggcggaaataagtttccatggagataagccacgccccctctacaGCACAAATGAcacgaataaaccacaaatcgtccagcgagtaaagcgttgcatTTTCGCAATGCTTCTGGTGGGACGTAGCATTACACTTGGTAAACAAGAACCAACATTTTGATACAAACCATCCAGCTAAAATACTTTGGCAATTACAACACCACAAGCAGTTTGTGTcacaattttatttttgaaattgtaaaacaacatattcaaaCAGCAGAATACTGTAATAGTAAAGTGACTTATTAAAAGTCACAATAGTGTTATATCACAATAGAGTTATATCAGAAAAGAGGTTTGTACATCTCTGTGATCTCGcccattttgtcttttctccAAGACCTGTGAAAATCAGCCATTACATTTGAGAAATGCATCCTTCTGGCAAGCGAACAGATATTCACAAAGGCCTCGACCTTTTACGTGGCAGGCTCCTCCCACGTAGCCATTGCTTACAGCTGCGCCAGCACTGTTGCACATTGGACCTAAAACAAGGCAGTAAGACATTGCCAGTCAGCCAGGTGTACTGAACCAGTAACATGTGGGATTAACGGTTATACAATACTTTACCTGATAACTGAGTCTGCATCGATCACTGAATCCGCATCGATCACTGCCATCTAAAGCCAGATAGTTCAGCTGTGAGGGGTTCCATTGACAGCCAGTTCACTCTAAAGAAAAAGATCAAGAGATGGATTAGGCCTGGCAATTAACATTTTACAAGTCAGATCACAATATGCATGCAACCCTATTGAGTCTGAAACTCACCACTTATTCATATGTAAGGGAACAAAAAACTGAATACAGTCTAGACACCTTAGACGTCAATTAGGACTGCTGCGGGGGCATTACTGGAGCAACTCCATTTGAGGACTAATGCAGTGAACAGAAGTGGACTGAGCACAATACTACCGATGACTTAGAGGCCAATGCTTTTTTGGTGGACTCAGGAGGATGAGCACTATAATCCAGAGGAGCTTCTTAGAAACATTTTCTCAATGAACTTTTCCAATCGGGGAAGAGGCCTTGGCATGTTGTAGGCGACATCTGAAGCAGAGGACTATAAACAACGACTAACTTGAAGGTATTCATGGAAACAATGAGAACTGAGTTTGAAGGATGTGAGCAAAGCAAAAGTAGATTTTTACCTCACGTGCATTGGCCTACTTTCTCCACATTTGACCTAGGCAAGAGAGCAGCTTTCCTCTCTGATGAGCACTTGTTGGAAGGCGCAACACTTCACTCTCCAAGGACTTGTAGGTTTTTGATGTGGCTGACCTCTTGAACGTAATGAAGCATTAATTAACATGACCAGCTGATGTTTTCCCAGCATCACCGTTGGCAATTCAAACCGCACTAGGTTCAATTTCAATGCACTATACGGCCACAAATTGACGTTTTGGTACAGACTGTCAGGCCAAAAACCATTACGTTTTTAGGAGACCAGACAGCAGCATGTCGATGAATTTTTTGAATGCGCCTAATTGGAGCGTAACCCGCCTTAATAATTTAGACAACTGACAATTTTCAAATTGCTCTCCAAAGAACTAATTTCAGGGCCgcgggtaaaaaaaaattgaattctCACGCAGAGTTACAGTAACATGGGCCTACAGCTGTCAACTAAATTACCCCATGCGGTAGTTTTGAAAGGCAAAAGAATCAAGATTATTTTCCACAGTCTGTTTAATAGGCTCCATGAAGCCAaactgacaaagaaaaaaaaaatgttgatcaTACAAAGAACATAAAGTACAAAACTGTTCCCGGTTGAGATATTACTTTTGGGAAACGAAGTTACATTTTTTCGATCACTTAAACAAGATTAGTCCATTTTacagcacatttaaaatgcagatgTTGAGCAGAGCACAAAAGATACCTTGGACAGACTGTAGCATGCTGCAATTTGCAACTTCATGACAGCCGGACACTTCGGTTGTGTAGTTCACCAGTCTGAAAGgaattcacttttttaaacACAGGAGCCTCAGCTAGACTaaggttttttgttgttgtttttttagtaaAAGGAAGTTAGCATAAAATCCTCCAAAAGTTAGTTTACGAGTAATTCGGATTTCTGTCCTCACTTTAAAACCTGGCAAGAGGTAGGTCAGCCAGAGACTGAGCGGGGAAAtaattaaaaggaaaaacaacaagccCATtggatatttaaatatatatatatatatatatatatatatatatatatatatattatatataaaaaaaaaaaaaaaaaaaaaaaaatactaaaaaggAGTCAAAATCAGGAAACACTTTACGTGCTGGATAAAGTCTACAGCGATGGTAGTGGCCATGTGGAGAGCAGTTCGGTCCTCAAATTGGGACTTAGAGTACTAATCAGATTACACTGATGCCTTTTAGTTTAACAAACGACCTTTGAGGAATAAAGGTGCCCAATCAAGCAAGGTAAGAGTCTGGAACTGTAATTTGTAACATGGTTTGTTAAGGAATGACCAAAACTCAtggctacatttttttttttaagatgcttGAGCTACGACAACAGAAC
This Cyclopterus lumpus isolate fCycLum1 chromosome 17, fCycLum1.pri, whole genome shotgun sequence DNA region includes the following protein-coding sequences:
- the ndufa13 gene encoding NADH dehydrogenase [ubiquinone] 1 alpha subcomplex subunit 13 codes for the protein MAGSKVKQDMPPAGGYASFDYKRNIPKRGLSGYSMFGLGIGVMVFGYWRLFRWNRERRRLQIEDMEARIALMPLLQAEQDRRTLRILRENLEEEAILMKDVPGWKVGESVFHTSRWVTPLSEELCNLCPREEFLHMRFAFLSYL